The nucleotide window TCTGCGATGGTGACATTTTTTAACTTTTTGCCCGATGCAATCAAATCGACAAGATCCCTCTCAGTGAAGATGCCTTGCAATTGAGAATTTTGAGCAGAGGGTGTGGACGATGTTTCGAGGGATTGTTCCACCACCAACACGCAGCTACCTGCCGCATCTCTGAACGTGCTTGAGCTGGGGGGATTGGCGATTTGTGTTAGTTGCGGGTAGATATCCGTTGGTAGCATCTCTGGGTTGAGAGAGCAACTGCCGCGCCGTTGGCCCATGAGGATAATTACGTCTGCTAGCGGGGTAGTGGGTGCAACTGTCAAGGGGCAGCGGTCGATTACTCGATCTAAAGTCGGCAGATACTGGGAAGAATCATGTTTGAGCATATTTAATTCATTTTGGCGATCGCGCGTTGACTCTGCAACCTTGCTAAAAAAGTGCTGCTTTCAAAGCAGTACCTGGATTTTTACAGCGCTGCTGAGACGTAATTAAAATTTTTTATTAAAAATGTACCCCGAACTTAGGCAGGGAAGCTTGCCTGTGACGGCTGTGGCTCTACCTATAAAGTTATAACCATATATTGATTTTAGGGGTAAATTTTCTGTCCCGTGACAGTTTTATTATAAATAATTTATTCTTGGGGAACTTTTTTGCCGATAATTAACTTATAGGATGTCGATCGCATCGCTAATCATATCCATCTTCAGCAAGACGCGTATGTTCGCTGTCCGAGCTAAGCTAGAAGAGGTTACTACCAAAAGAGACTGTATTCAGTTCGGTAGTGTTAAGTTTTGCGACCTAGAGTTTTGCGAGCTTTGAGAAACCACCTGTGCGTTGTCCGAGATAATCGATATCACAGCAGGTCTGTGAATTCGATCGCAACTTGCGAAAACCACCGTGGTAAGATTGTAGATATAAACAGAAGAACTAAAACACCAAGTTTGCTGAGGAAAAGGGATTATGAAACGTCATCTATTAACCGCTAGTCTTTTAATTAGTCCCCTACTGTTGGCAGGCCCGGCGGGCGCGGCAAATCCCGCTCACGTCCAACAGTTAATCTCAACAGGCCAATGTTTTCAGTGCGACTTGTCGTCCGCGAATTTGGCCGAAGCTCATTTAATTGGTGCAGATTTGAGAGAAGCAAATTTGCAAGGCGCAAACCTCTCTCACGCCAACCTCGAAGGCGCTGACTTGACGGGCGCTAACTTGACGGGTGCCAACTTAACCGCAGTTTTCCTGACTAATGCCAGTTTAAATGACGCAGACCTCGATCGGGCAAATCTAACCGCCGCCATCATCAACACCGCTGACGTATCCGGCGCATCAATGGAAAATATGACCATTACTAATGCCAAAATCTACAATACCCAAATCGGCGTCGGTGGCAGCTACGACCAATAAACTTTTTTAAAGAATGCAAAGCGCCCATTTTCAGTTACAAAACCCGGTTTATCCCCAGAAACCGGGTTTTTAGTTTTGAGGTTCGTAGTGAGGACTTCAGTCCTATCTTTTTTTGCGGACTGAAGTCCTCACTACAAACTTGTTTTGAGGTTCGTAGTGAGGACTTCAGTCCTATCTTTTTTTGCGGACTGAAGTCCTCACTACAAACTTGTTTTGAGGTTCGTAGTGAGGACTTCAGTCCTATCTTTTTTGCGGACTGAAGTCCTCACTACAAACTT belongs to Microcoleus sp. bin38.metabat.b11b12b14.051 and includes:
- a CDS encoding pentapeptide repeat-containing protein, with product MKRHLLTASLLISPLLLAGPAGAANPAHVQQLISTGQCFQCDLSSANLAEAHLIGADLREANLQGANLSHANLEGADLTGANLTGANLTAVFLTNASLNDADLDRANLTAAIINTADVSGASMENMTITNAKIYNTQIGVGGSYDQ